The Haemorhous mexicanus isolate bHaeMex1 chromosome 8, bHaeMex1.pri, whole genome shotgun sequence genome includes a window with the following:
- the CD28 gene encoding T-cell-specific surface glycoprotein CD28 isoform X1 has protein sequence MLLGILVVLFIPTADVTENKILVAQHPLLIVANQTATLVCNYTYNGTGKEFRASLHKGTDSSVEVCFISWNATKIRSNTTKEFNCQGDHDKDKVIFNLWNMNANQTDIYFCKIEVMYPPPYVYNEKSNGTVIHVKETPTQIQEPQSAMPLWILATVTGILALYSMLITAGFLNYWQKSKKHMYHQSDYMNMTPRHPPYQKNKGYPSYAPTRDYTAYRSWQP, from the exons aaaACAAGATTTTAGTGGCTCAGCATCCTTTGCTCATTGTAGCTAACCAAACTGCAACTCTAGTTTGCAACTACACATACAATGGGACAGGGAAAGAATTTCGAGCTTCTCTACACAAAGGAACAGACAGTTCAGTTGAAGTTTGCTTTATTTCATGGAATGCAACCAAAATTAGGAGCAATACAACTAAAGAATTCAACTGCCAGGGGGATCATGATAAAGACAAAGTCATCTTCAATCTTTGGAACATGAATGCCAACCAAACTGACATCTACTTCTGCAAAATTGAGGTCATGTATCCACCCCCATATGTCTACAATGAGAAGAGCAACGGGACTGTCATTCATGTGAAAG AGACACCCACCCAAATACAAGAGCCTCAGTCTGCAATGCCTTTGTGGATTCTGGCAACAGTGACTGGAATTCTTGCACTCTACAGTATGCTAATAACTGCAGGTTTTTTAAACTATTGG CAGAAATCCAAAAAGCATATGTACCATCAGAGTGACTACATGAACATGACCCCCCGGCACCCTCCGTACCAGAAGAACAAGGGTTACCCATCCTATGCGCCAACGCGAGACTACACCGCCTATCGGTCCTGGCAGCCCTGA
- the CD28 gene encoding T-cell-specific surface glycoprotein CD28 isoform X2 translates to MLLGILVVLFIPTADVTENKILVAQHPLLIVANQTATLVCNYTYNGTGKEFRASLHKGTDSSVEVCFISWNATKIRSNTTKEFNCQGDHDKDKVIFNLWNMNANQTDIYFCKIEVMYPPPYVYNEKSNGTVIHVKETPTQIQEPQSAMPLWILATVTGILALYSMLITAGFLNYWKSKKHMYHQSDYMNMTPRHPPYQKNKGYPSYAPTRDYTAYRSWQP, encoded by the exons aaaACAAGATTTTAGTGGCTCAGCATCCTTTGCTCATTGTAGCTAACCAAACTGCAACTCTAGTTTGCAACTACACATACAATGGGACAGGGAAAGAATTTCGAGCTTCTCTACACAAAGGAACAGACAGTTCAGTTGAAGTTTGCTTTATTTCATGGAATGCAACCAAAATTAGGAGCAATACAACTAAAGAATTCAACTGCCAGGGGGATCATGATAAAGACAAAGTCATCTTCAATCTTTGGAACATGAATGCCAACCAAACTGACATCTACTTCTGCAAAATTGAGGTCATGTATCCACCCCCATATGTCTACAATGAGAAGAGCAACGGGACTGTCATTCATGTGAAAG AGACACCCACCCAAATACAAGAGCCTCAGTCTGCAATGCCTTTGTGGATTCTGGCAACAGTGACTGGAATTCTTGCACTCTACAGTATGCTAATAACTGCAGGTTTTTTAAACTATTGG AAATCCAAAAAGCATATGTACCATCAGAGTGACTACATGAACATGACCCCCCGGCACCCTCCGTACCAGAAGAACAAGGGTTACCCATCCTATGCGCCAACGCGAGACTACACCGCCTATCGGTCCTGGCAGCCCTGA